AGAAAAAGTAATACAGCAATCCCTAATTCAGCCAACAATTCAATGTGTTCATCGGACTGTACAATTCCCAAAAATCCAGGGCCTGCAAGAATGCCCACTACGATAAATCCGACAATCATAGGCTGTCGAAGCAGCAAACAGATAAAACCTACAACAGTTGCCATTATAAGAAGCGAGGTCAGCTCATAAAAAGGAGATGCATGTATTAATGACCAATCCATCATAGAACACTATCCCTATAATTAATATTCTCTCCTGCGCTAACGTGGCTTATTGCACTTATCCTTAAGCGAAGTTGTTTTTCAATTTCAATAACAGCGAAAAATATCGCGCCAATCACAACGATGAGTACCCCATCCCAGAGGGGGATGCTTTCAGTAATAAATACAGTTTGCAATGGGGGGAAATAGGTGATTGCAAACTGTGCTACAGTAATCACGATGACTGCCATCCAAACAACATTGGTACCTTTTACCGCCGCCCATGTGAGTGAGGTAGTATAGATATTACGAATATAAAACAGATGAAAAATTTCAAGAACAACCAGGGTGTTCAAAGCAATTGTGCGTGCAAGTTCAAGTGAATAACCGCGATCCAGCGCATAAAAATAGATACCAAAAACACCACAGATAAACAGAATCGAAACCAGGATAATATGCCATACCAAACCACCCCCTAGCAGCGGCTCACTTCGAGGACGCGGTGGCCGATGCATGGTGCCTTCTTCCGTTGGTTCAAATGCCAGGGCAACCCCCAAAGTAACGGCGGTAATTAAATTAACCCATAAAATCTGAATCGGGGTAACTGGTAAACTAAGCCCAAAAAGTAATGCTAAAATAATGGTCATTGCTTCGCCCGCGTTAGTAGGTAACGTCCAGCTGATAACCTTTTTAAGGTTGTCATAAACAGTACGACCTTCACGAACAGCCGCGACAATAGAAGCAAAGTTATCATCAACCAGTACAAATTCGGCCGATTCTTTGGCCACTTCACTGCCATTTCTTCCCATAGCAATTCCTGCATCCGCCCGTTTTAATGCGGGAGCGTCATTAACGCCATCACCGGTCATTGCCACAGCCATGCCATGCGATTGTAATGCCATTACAAGCCTTAATTTATGTTCGGGGCTTGTACGAGCAAAAATATCGGTTTTCAATACAGCATTTCTGAGAATCGCATCATCCATGTTATCCAAATCAATACCCGTCAAGACTTTATCCAAATTTTTAAGTCCTATTTGACGACCTATGGCAACTGCTGTACTGGCGTGATCTCCCGTAATCATTTTGACTTTAATGCCTGCTGTATGGCATTGTGCCACTGCCGAAATGGCCTCAGTTCTGGGAGGATCAATCAGTCCAGCCATCCCAAGCAAAGTCAAACCGCCCTCAACATCGGCGAATTCCAAAACAGCATGTTCTGGCTTGGTTTTTTTGACTGCAAAAGCCAGGACACGCTGCCCTTTTGCTGCTACCTGCTCCATTTGTTCCTTCCAAAAAACCTCATCTAAGGGCTGTCCTTCACCTTTATATGTTTGTTGATTATGGCACATCTTTAAAATTTGCTCAGGGGCTCCTTTAACAAAGATCACCGCATGATTCAAATGGTCATGATGCAAGGTAGCCATGAAGCGATGTCTGG
The sequence above is drawn from the Legionella antarctica genome and encodes:
- a CDS encoding HAD-IC family P-type ATPase is translated as MLIDTHGLTVQEAILTGESIPVEKHIHPVPSGTELGDRTCMAFSGTLVTNGQGKGIVVATGPETQIGHISGLLSKVESLTTPLVIQIGLFAKWLSLFILVLAALLLAYGYFVQHHSFGELFMVVVGLSVAAIPAGLPAVLSITLAIGVQAMARRHTIVRRLPAIETLGSVSVICTDKTGTLTLNEMTVSSVLTDNQLFLVDGIGYEPQGMITLNEQEVDNNEQPLLRELARAAMLCNDATLYEQDGGWAVEGDPMEGALLAFAGKAGLVLQEENASWVRTDMIPFDARHRFMATLHHDHLNHAVIFVKGAPEQILKMCHNQQTYKGEGQPLDEVFWKEQMEQVAAKGQRVLAFAVKKTKPEHAVLEFADVEGGLTLLGMAGLIDPPRTEAISAVAQCHTAGIKVKMITGDHASTAVAIGRQIGLKNLDKVLTGIDLDNMDDAILRNAVLKTDIFARTSPEHKLRLVMALQSHGMAVAMTGDGVNDAPALKRADAGIAMGRNGSEVAKESAEFVLVDDNFASIVAAVREGRTVYDNLKKVISWTLPTNAGEAMTIILALLFGLSLPVTPIQILWVNLITAVTLGVALAFEPTEEGTMHRPPRPRSEPLLGGGLVWHIILVSILFICGVFGIYFYALDRGYSLELARTIALNTLVVLEIFHLFYIRNIYTTSLTWAAVKGTNVVWMAVIVITVAQFAITYFPPLQTVFITESIPLWDGVLIVVIGAIFFAVIEIEKQLRLRISAISHVSAGENINYRDSVL